Below is a genomic region from Alkalinema sp. FACHB-956.
CTTTGCATCAATTAATCGATCGTATCCCCCAACTTCTTCAATATGAATCGGTGGATTGCGTAATGGCCAAGGGATATGATTGGCTTCCGCAAGTTCAGCAATTACAAAAACATCTTGCTTCCCTTCAACAAACAGTATTTTCGGATGTTGATTAGCCATTCCCTAACGAACCTCAATCCCTTCTTCCACCGCGATCGCCATTTGTTGCGAATCAAATGTTACCGAAGATGACTTCGCTTTTTCAATGCGGTGAATCATGATTTCATTCTCTCCAGCCATTTCCGATTCCGCCATTTCCGCCAGACTCTCCCAACAATCTCGGCTATGGGTGGTTGCAAACACTTGCACATTAAGTTTTTGTGCCGTTTTCCAGATCATCTTCCACATATCTAACATGGCTGTGAAATGCAGCCCTGTATCAATCTCATCCACTAATAGAATGCCACCTTTAGTACACACAACACTTAGCGCCAAACCCAACATGCGCCAGATGCCATCACCCATACTACCGATCGGAAGAGGTTGCTGCTCATCGCGTCGCTTAATAACGAAACCTCCACGTTTTGCAGAAACCATACGATCAATCCCCAAGGAGGCAATTCTCTCAATTTTGGGATCAATAGTTTGCAGCGCTTGAACAATATTATCTTCTTCAGGTGTGAGAACAACTTGGTCGAAAAGCTCAATCATTTGAGGAATCAGCAATGAAGATGAAGTAATAAACTGCACCTTAATAGATGAACTTTTTATAGGCTTAATTCGCATCCTTCTGGAGTAGTCTGAGCGAATTCCTCCATCAGCAGATAACGGAATCTTAAGTTCTTCTCTGTCTCCATTGAAAGACCAGGTCAAAACCAGTTCTACATCACGAGTCAGTTCTTCATCAACCAGATCAACCAAAAGAGTTTCTTGCTTGAATTCATGAATTTCAATTTTTGCAACTAATTCTTCAGCAGATCCATCTGTCATCACCGAAATTGTAAAAGATTGATCTAGTACTAACTCATGCCCATGAAATAAATGTCTAATATCTAGTTCTCGACTACCACTTCGTTCTTCTGTGCGAGAAACCTCACCTCTTTCTACCATCGTTTGTGTGACAGAGGCTAAATTAGCTCGTGATTGTAAAAGTTGAATTGCTTCTAAGATTGAGGTTTTACCACTATTATTTTCGCCGACCAACAAGTTAATTCGTCCAAGCTGTGTCAGCTCGAATGATTTAAAGCTTCGGAAATTCTCGACTTTAAGCGATTTGAGCATTGGCTCCCGACCTAAATAGCACCTTCGTTTTGGTGAGTTCGCTAACAACATCTTGATTGTAGCAATGCCCATACAAAAAGCACGATCGAGTTCTTTTGGGATCTCGATCGTGCTTCATAATTCAGCCTAAAACGTTAAACAACGCTTTCAGACTCGTGACTTGGAATTAGTAATCGAAGTCGCCCATGCCGCCTGCGCCACCAGCGGGAGCCGCTTCCTTCGGTTCAGGCTTGTCTACCACGATGCACTCAGTGGTCAACACCATTGCCGCGATCGAAGCTGCATTTTGCAGTGCGCAACGAGTCACCTTAGCGGGGTCAACAATCCCTGCGCTAATCATGTCTACATACTCATTGGTCGCAGCATTGTAACCGCTGTTGAAGGGCATTTCCTTCACGCGCTCAGCGACTACCGCACCGTTTTGACCTGCGTTTTCAGCAATCCGCTTCAGAGGAGCCGTCAGCGCGCGGGCAACAATCAGCGCCCCGGTCAATTCTTCTGCTTGCAGGTTACCCGAAGCCCAGGTTTCCAATTCGGGAGCCAGGTGGGCCAAGGTGGTACCACCACCGGGGACGATGCCTTCTTCAACCGCAGCCTTGGTTGCGTTGATCGCATCTTCCAGACGCAGCTTACGATCCTTCATTTCGGTTTCGGTCGCTGCACCGACTTTCACCACAGCCACGCCACCAGCCAACTTAGCCAGACGCTCTTGCAGCTTTTCCTTGTCGTAGGAAGACTCGGTTTCTTCCATTTGACGACGGATTTGCTCAACCCGTGCCTTGACTTGCGCTTCGTTACCTTCAGCAACGATCGTTGTGGTGTCCTTGGTGATCGTGATGCGACGAGCTTTACCCAGCATGTCCAGCTTCGCAGCATCGATCTTCAGACCTGCATCTTCGGTGATCAGCGTCCCGCCGGTCAGCACTGCGATGTCTTCCAGCATAGCCTTCCGACGATCGCCAAAGCCAGGAGCCTTCACAGCTGCAACGTTCAGTACGCCGCGCAGACGGTTCACCACCAGGGTTGCCAGGGCTTCCTTCTCGATGTCTTCAGCGATGATGACCAGAGGACGGCCCGCCCGAGCCACTTGCTCCAGCACAGGCACCAAGTCTTGGACGAGGGCAATCTTCTTGTCAGTGATCAGGATGAAAGGTTCTTCCATCACTGCTTCCATCCGCTCGGTGTCGGTGGCGAAGTAGGGAGAGATGTAGCCTTTCTCGAAGCGCATCCCTTCGGTCACTTCCAATTCGGTGGTCATGGACTTCCCTTCTTCCAAGGAAATCACGCCTTCTTTGCCCACCTTGTCCATGGCGCTAGCAATCATGGCACCCACTTCTTCGTCGTTACCGGCGGAGATGGAACCCACTTGAGCGATCGCCTTGGAATCTTCCACAGGACGAGCCTGTTCCTTAATCTTGTCAACCAGGAAGTTGGTCGCCTTATCGATCCCTTTCTTCAGCAGGATTGCATTGGCACCCGCTGCCACGTTGCGCAGACCTTCTTTAACGATCGCGTGGGCCAGTACAGTTGCGGTGGTGGTACCATCCCCAGCGGCATCGTTAGTCTTGGACGCTGCTTGACGGATCAGGGAAACCCCGGTGTTTTCAACGTGATCTTCCAGTTCAATTTCCTTGGCGATCGTCACACCATCGTTGATGATTTGGGGTGCGCCGAACTTCTTCTCCAGCACCACGTTGCGACCTTTAGGCCCAAGGGTCACTGCAACGGCTTCTGCCAGGATATCCATGCCTTTTTCGAGGGCACGACGAGCATTTTCGTTATAAATAATGCGCTTAGCCATGGTTCAAGTCTTGTCTACTTCTGAAGGGTCAATAAAAAGCGGAAAAATGCAATTGAGGACTTGAGAATTGGGAATTGAGAATTCGAAACGTAGATTCTCCTTTCCGTCTTCTCCAGTACCGATTTACTTGCCGATTGACTACTGCACAACGGCCAGGATGTCACGCTCAGTCAACAGAACGTAGTCGTCGCCACCCAGCTTGATGTCGGTGCCAGCGTACTTGGAGTACAGGACTTTGTCGCCCACTTTGACTTCCAGTTCTTGGCGAGAACCGTCATCATTGCGCTTACCGGGGCCAACTTGCACGACTTCACCGACTTGAGGCTTTTCCTTAGCGTTGTCGGGCAGGATGATGCCGCCAGCAGTCTTCTCTTCTGCTTCCGACACCTTCACAAAAACGCGATCGCCTAAGGGTTGAACAGTAGACACGCTCAAAGATACGGCTGCCATACAAAGTCTCCAAACTCTCTATAATCTTGTGCAAACAATAACGTTCACAGAGTGCGGTGACAGGCTCAAGTTCCAACTCGCTCAGACGAATATTCAGTTCAACTGCGTCTGTTCAAGAAGGTCAATTCCTGCGGGTCACACCTGTGGACGATGACTGGAAATTGGGACTTGGATTCAGTCCCCGACTACCCAGTCTATCGGAGTTTGGACTCAAAATTAGCACTCCCAACTCCTGAGTGCTAATTTAACGAAGCTTGATGTTCGATGCAACTGCGTAAACTGTACGGCTTCCCGAACTGAGCGATCGGCGTTCTAGGGCAGTGGGCCTGAGTGTAGGTCACGGGTTTCGGTTACGCCCCTGTTTAGGGACTGACTTGGATCAGTCATTTAGGGTCTTCAATCAGCGCATTCATTCAGTTCACTTAATCAGTTGACTCAACCCGTTCATCAAAATTGTCCAATTTAGGGCTGAAATTAGCTCGGTTTACAGTTCCCTATTTCTTTCCCAGTAGGTTTATGTAGTTTCCGTAAAGATACGCCCATCCCCAGGACATACACCGAGGCCCCTGTGATATTAATTACGTATGGCTTCTATGAGGTTGATTTCAACTCCGTCAATTCTCTGAATAGGCTTGGAGTCGTGAAAAAAACTTCTTAGCAGACAACTGAGTGTAGCAAAGGCGTAGGGTGAGTAATTGCTTACCCTATTTTTTTTGTGTTTGAGCGTGGCTAGTTCGCGGGGGCGTTGCTCACCGGCTGGACGATAGCCTTGAAATGAAACCCCTTCCAGCCCAGCCAGCAGGCGATCCATCTCGTTACCCGCCCCGAACAATTCCCTGCGAATCTTCCCTGGCAATCCTCTCGCCTGAGGGGCCGTTCACCCGCAGATTCCCTCACCAAAATTTTCTATTTCTGCAAAAAATGTTGTATGTAAAGACACGTTGGGCACAATGCTTAAAAGAGATATAGCTTCTATAAAGTCTACGTGTAACTACTGGCAGCTATGTGATTAATGTGTCATCTTTTAAACAGGAAATACGGAATTCATCCGAACTATTTTTAGGATTGCTCCCGCCCCCAGAGCCTCTGCCTACATCTCTTCCTTCGGGAAAAGATTTCACACGAAACCATTCAGTTGATCGTTGCAAGAGGAGCATGACCATGAGTTACAAATTTTCCTGGATTATCGCTAGCAGCCTGTTCGCCACCCTAGCGTCGATCGCCCCCGCCCAAGCCTTCACGACCTTTACGTTTAATACCAGCTACTCCCCCAAGCCAGCGGATCCAACAAAAGATATTAAGTTAGAGTCTGTCACATTGGGTGACACTACTGTTAGTTCTTTTAACTTGGTAAACCGCGCAAACATTTTGGTTAACAATCTGCCCGCCCAGCCCGGTCAATCGGTGCAAGGCCCTGGCAGCAGCGATGCAGGCACCAATACCGGCTCCGATCCGCTCTTGCCGGAAGGCCCCGTGGTCGAAAGTCCGACGGAAGCCAATATTGTGGCGAGCTTAGGTAACCTCAACCTCAATAGCATCATTGATACCGAAGATAAGTGGGGTACCTCCAGCTTCAACTTGTTCTTCGATCAGCCTTCGGATCACTTCTTCCTCTATGAGCGGGGAATGAACAGTGATTTGTTGGTGGAAGCGATCGATGCATCGGGCAATTTGCTGGGTGAGTCCTTCAAAATCACCCGCGATTTGTGGACGAGTGCAGGTTACTCCATCATGACCCACGAAATTGCGGATCAACCGAAGCCGCAAGCGGTAGGTTCCTTCGGCCTCAGAACCAAAACCACGATCGCAGGTTTGCGACTCACCAGCTTCAACAGCAATCCCAACAGTTTCAATGGGCCAGACTATAAAGTTGTGGCTGCGAAGGTGCCCGAACCCACTGTGCTGCTGGGTCTAGCCATGGCAGGCGGCAGCTTACCGCTACTGCGTCGTCGGAAGCTGGCTTAGTTTCTCAATTCTTTTCGGCCTGTCGTCTTGATGTTCCCTGTGTTTGTTTTGATTGCCTAATCTGTTGTATTTCGCCTGCTGTCAGTAGTTTATTGGACTTCAACATCGGTTCAAAATTCAACATCAGTTCAAAGTTCAATATCAGTTCAAAGTTCAATATCAGTTCAAAATAGGAGGTGGGCTAGGCTACGGAATCCCACTGGAGAGTAGCAGGTGTTCAAAGCTAAAACGATAGCATGAGCCTTGCATGATCGCCCTTCAGGGGACGGTCTACAGTTTGGATTCCGTATGCCACTTATCAATGGATCATCAATAACGCATCAATTTGAGCAACGTGAATGATCGCGATGATGAGATATCGAACATTCATCACTGCGAAGAACGGGAGGAGATACAGCGCGGATCGAGTAGGGTCGCTTTTTCCGGTTCGCGCGGAAACCATGCGGCGGTTCGTTTACAGACCTCCACTAGCATCAGCATAACCGGGACTTCGATTAGCACACCGACCACGGTTGCCAGAGCAGCGCCCGAGTTGAGTCCAAATAACATTACAGCCGTTGCGATCGCGACTTCAAAATGATTGCTTGCCCCAATCAATGCCGCCGGAGCCGCATCCTCATAGGATAATCGCAGCTTTAATGCTGCCACATAGGAAATCAGAAAAATAAAGTTGGTTTGTAGAAACAATGGAACTGCAATCAATAAAATGTGCAAGGGATTGTTAACAATCAGCTCTCCTTTGAACGCAAACAATAAAATCAGCGTAATCAATAGCGCAGAAATGGCAGCGGGATTGAGGTACTTGAGGAATTTTTGCTCAAACCAAACACGTCCCTTGTGTCGCAAAATCCAGTACCGGGAGTACATTCCAGCGATCAAGGGTAAGCCTACATAGATCGCAACCGAAAGCGCGATCGTTTGCCAAGGAACGACGAGATCATTAGCAGCTAGTAACCACCGCCCTAACGGTGCATACAAAAACAGCATCGCCAGAGAGTTCACAGCGACCATCACTAAGGTATGACCTTGATTGCCGTAGGAGAGATAGCCCCACATCAAGACCATTGCGGTACAGGGTGCAATCCCTAGCAAAATTGCGCCTGCAATGTAGGAATTGGACAGGGCAATTTCCGTTCCGCGAATCATCTCCGTTCCGCCAATCAGAGGGCGGAATAGGCCCCCCAGAAACAGTTGAGCAAATAACACCATCGTAAACGGCTTGATCAACCAGTTCACGACCAGCGTCAGAATCACAGGTTTGGGAGTGCGGACGGCTTGCTTGGCCTGGGAAAAGTCAATTTTGACCATGATGGGATACATCATGAAGAACAGGCAAATCGCGATCGGAATCGACACCTGATAAATGCTCATTGCATCTAGGGTCGTTGCGATCGTTGGAAACAGTCGTCCCAGGACAATTCCAATCCCAATACAGAGAAAGACCCAACCCGTCAGATATTTCTCAAAGAAACTAAGATGACTTCCCGCCTGTATTGGGGGCGTCGATCGAGGATGAATACCCATTTGCTTAATCTCCACCTTTTGCTTTCCAGGCAATGGCTTTATTGGGGCGGGGCGTTGGCAATTTCAAGGAAATCAATGCAGCCGCTAAAACAAACGCCGCTGAGGTCCATAAGCATCCCACCAGTCCGGCCCATTGATAGATCAAGCCTGATAGAACCGTGCCAGCGAGCCGTCCGCCGGAGTTAGCCATGTAGTAAAATCCAACGTTCAACGCAACCTTATCGTCGTCGGTGTACGCCAGAACGAGGTAAGAGTGAACGGCAGAGTTGAAGGCAAACACCACCCCAAATAACATTAAGCCCACCACGATCGCATAGTTGGGATTGATGCCAGCAATCAGCGCGATCGCAATCAGCGCCGGAACTACGGTTAACGCAAACGTCCAAAATCGAATCGTACTGGTCGAAGGTGGACGACCTGAGCCAAATCGTTTAATTAGGGTTGGGGCAGAGGACTGAATGATGCCATAGCCAATCACCCACAGGGCCATAAATGCACCGACTTGATAGAACGACCACCCCAATGGCCCGCGCAGAAAGACGGGTAAGCCAACGACAAACCAGATATCCCTGGAACCAAACAGAAAGAATCGTGCGGCTGATAAAACGTTGATTTCGCGACTCTTAGAAAATAGTTGGTTAAACTTCACCTTCGCTTTGATTTTGCCCATACCCCTCGGTAACATCCAGCCGGTGAACATGAGCACAAACAGCCCGCCCGCCATCAGCCAGAGTGAACTCACAAACCCGATCGACGCGAGTAATACAGCGCCTAGGAAAAAGCCCACCCCTTTCAGGGCATTCTTTGATCCCGTCAGAATTGCGACCCACTTGAAGAGTGACGATTGCGCATCCTGCGGCACCACCAATCGGATCGCACTCTTGGAACTCATTTTAGTTAGGTCTTTGGCAATGCCCGAAAAAGCTTGCGACACCATCACGTAACCCACCGCAAACCATTGCGCCCAGTTGCGATCGAGAAACGATAACATCACCAGCGCAAAGATTTGTAGCCCAATCCCAGCGTAGAGCGTGACCTTCAGCCCAAGTTGTGATCCGATCCAACCGCCTAGAAAATTAGTGACAACGCCAAACACTTCGTAAAACAGGAACAGAAACGCAACCTGTAACGGGGAGTAGCCAATCTCATAGAAATAGAGCAGGACAAGCAGTCTGAGCGCACCATCGGTAATCGTGAACCCCCAGTAGGCCAGCGTCACGAGAATGTAGTTTTTGAGATTGGCACTAGAAGCCGTGGTAGAAGACATAGAGTTACTTCAGACGGGTTAGTTCAAGCGAGTTAGTTCAAGCAGGTTAGTTCAAGCAAGTTAGTTTAAACTGAGGGCAACTTTGCGAGCAAGTTCAACCATGCGATTGGAGTAACCCCATTCGTTGTCGTACCAAGCGAGGATTTTCACTTGGGTTTGATCAACCACCATGGTGGAGAGGGCATCAATGATCGAGGAGCGCGGATCATCTTTGTAATCGATCGAAACTAACGGGCGTTCTTCATAGCCCAAAATGCCTTTTAACGTGCCTTCAGATGCTGCTTTTAGCAATTGATTAACTTCTTCAACCGTGGTCGATCGAGCGACTTCAAAGACACAATCGGTGAGTGATGCGTTTAGTAATGGAACACGAACCGCAAGACCATTCAGCTTGCCATTCAATTCTGGATAGATTAATCCGATCGCGGTTGCTGATCCGGTGGTGGTGGGAATCAGTGATAAATTGGTTGCTCTAGCACGACGGAGATCTTTATGGGGTGCATCCACGATCGTTTGCGTATTGGTATTATCGTGAATCGTTGTAATGACACCATGCTTGATCCCCAGTCCTTCGTGAATTACTTTCACCACCGGCGCAAGGCAATTGGTTGTGCAAGACGCCGCTGTCAATAAATGATGCTCGTTAGGCTGATACAGGTGATCATTGATGCCCATGACAATATTGAGTGCGCCTTGTTTGACAGGAGCTGCGACAATGACTTTTTTCACACCACGCTTGAAATAGGGTTCAAGGGTTTCTGGGGTGCGAAATTTGCCAGAACATTCCAGGACAATATCCACCCCGTAATCTTCCCAAGGCACATCACCCGGTTTCGCATACTCGCTGAAGGTAACGGGTTTGCCATCAATGAGAATGCGATCGTCTCCTGCTGCCACATCTGGTGTCCAGCGACCATGCACCGAGTCGAATTTCAGCAAATGGGCCGCCGTTTCTGCTCCGCCTTTGACTTCGTTGATATGAACAAACTCAAATTCCGACCAGCCCCAAGCAGCCCGAAAATCTAGCCGTCCGATTCGACCAAATCCATTGATTCCAACCCGTATAGTCATGTGGTTTACCCTGAGAAATTGCCGCTATATATCAATTTAATTTAGTGTAAACCCCAAGGCTAATCTTTTCAAGGAATTAATATCAATACTCTTGAGAAGAATACATCTAAAAAAATTGTTTAATTCCCAAGAATAATTGTTGGTTGGCTAGCTGGTTGGTTAGCTGGCTGGCTGGCTGGCTCAAGTGAGCTTCTAGAATACGGCTTGCTTCCGCAGCAATTCACTGATGGTTAAATCTGGCTGCGGCACCCCCTCAAACACAGTTCCGACTTTGCCCTGGGAGAAGTGCAGATTCGTCAAGCGATAGCCCTCATCCGGCAGTGGGATGTAGCCAACCTGCGGAACCAGTTGTTTCGCATTGTTGAGGTAGTAGGTCACAAAGGCTTGCAGTTCCGGCTTGTGTTGAACCGCAACGATGTTGACGTAAATGAATAGGGGACGAGAGAAGGGGCGATATTGGGCTTTTTCCACCGTTTCTCGTGAGGGCAACACTGCGCCTCGGCCCTTCCCCGGATCAACCGCTAAGGCTTTGAGTTGGCTGTGCTTGGCTTCATAGTAAGCAAGACCAAAGTAGCCCAGGGCATTCGGGTCTTTCAGCACACCTGCGACCAGTTCATTGTCATTTTCACTAGCGGTATAGTCTGTCCGGCTTGCTTTGGGATCCCCGATCGTCACTTCGTTGAAGTAATCAAACGTTCCAGAATCTTTGCCTGCACCATACAGCTTGAGCGGTCGATCGGGATAGGAAGCACGAATCTGATTCCAGTTGGTGATTTTTCCCTGGGCAGCCGATTCCCAAATTTTCTTCAGTTCTGCGACTGTGATATCGTTTGCCCAAGTGTTTTGCGGATTCACGACCACGGTGAGCGCATCGAAGGCGATCGGAAATTCATAGAAGCGAACACCCGCTTTTCCACAAGCTTCTATTTCTTCTTTGAGGATTGGACGAGACGCATTATTGATGTCCGTTTCACCCGCACAGAATTTCTTGAAACCGCCACCGGTTCCAGAAAATTTGAGGTCGATCGGTCCTGCTTTAGCATCGGTCGTTCTACGGTACTGCTTCACCATCAACTCAGAAATGGGAAACACCGTACTTGAGCCATCAATTTTGATACCGGGGGAAGGCGGCATCACAGGATTCTTCAGTCCTTGGGCCGCATTGGCTGCCTGGGTTTGAGCAGAGTCGGTGGCTGGATTGGAGGTACACCCTGCGATGCTCAAGGCCATCACCATGCAGGCACCCAGCAGACGTTGGAAGGAAATGAATGTTTGAAGGGTCATATTTGAAATGTCATCGTGTATCTCACCAATGGAACAGTGAGGAATGCACTAATCATTTCAAGTAAATTTGATGTTTTCAAGTGTTCTATAAAACATCAAGCGTTAAGAATAGTAAAAACCTGCTGGATTAAACGTCATCGCGACACTTCCGGGGGGGCAGGATGGGACTTAAGCGGCGAAATTCTGCTAAATACTGTTCTAAAACGACAAATTGAGCCAAATTCAAACTGTAGTAAACCCAGCGTCCTTCCTGTCTGGCCTGAACCAGCTGGGCTTCTTTGAGCGTCTTGAGGTGGAAGGAGAGCTTCGACTGGCTGACTTCGAGGGTTTCGCACAAATCACAAACGCAGAGTTCACGATCGCGCAGTAAATCTAACACCTGAACCCGTAAGGGATCAGAGAGCGCATGAAACCCGGCAACAATCATATTTGATGAAAACTCAACAGTCTTTGGCATCAACTTTTCTCGAAATGATAGGAGGGTTAGTATTCTCAGTGTAGTCTGCCTTCAGAGCGATCGGGAATCTGCAAAAGGATCGTCATCGGGAGGATTATAGGGATGGTCATCGAGATGGTCATTGCGCTAGGTAATCTTCGGTGATTCTAGGTGGCGACCTCTGATCTGTTGCAAATCTTCCGGTGTAGGAGTTTCTCCCACCGTGTAATAACCTGCGGCTTTTTTGGCTTCCATTTCGACCCAAGCATCCGCCGGAATGCGATCGTCCGGCAACGGCACCCGCTCTACGACCGTAATTCCCGACTCCACGATCGCCTGATACTTCATATCACTCATGGACACGAGGCGATCGATCCGTTGCACCCCTAACCAATGCAACACATCCGGCATCAACGCCTGAAACCGTGCGTCCTGCACCCCCGCCACACACTCCGTCCGCTCAAAATAACCATCGGCCCGATCGCCCGATCGTTTCCGCGCATTGTAAACCAGATATTTTGTTACCTCGCCCAGCGCCCGTCCTTCCTTGCGGAAATAGACCACCAAGCCCGTGCCCCCCGCCTGTGCTGTTTGAATACATTCCTCAATGCCATGCATCAGATAGGGCCGACAGGTGCAAATATCCGAGCCAAACACATCCGACCCATTGCACTCATCGTGGATGCGTACGGTTAAGGAGCGAGTCAAATCCCCGATCGCCGCCACCTCACCCAGAATATAAACCGTCGTCCCGCCGATCGGTGGCAACCAGATTTTCAAATCAGGCCGACTGATTAACTCCGGAAACATCCCCCCCGTTTGATGGTGCAACGCTTGGCGCAACGTCGCCTCCGCCACCCCCAGCCGTTCCGCCACCCCCGGCAAATACCACACCGGATCGATCGCCACCTTCGTTACCCGCACGTCCCCGGACTCCAGCAACCACAGACCATCCGGTTGCAACCGCCCCGCCGTCATCGCCTGCTGGACTTCCGGCAAATTCAAATGGGCCTGGGTAATCGCGATCGTCGGTTGAATGTTGTACTCCTTGACGATCAACGGCGCAAACACCTCCGTCACCCGTGCGCCCCAGGGATCCAATGAGACAATGCGCCGCCGACTACACCAGGCCGGATTGGGGGGAATCTGGACGATCGGTTCCGTCTGACTCAAATCGCTGCGGTGGTCAGGACTCAGTTGTCCCGTAGCCACGGCCAACGCCCGATAGACGCTATAACTGCCGCCATGGGTACCAATAACATTGCGGTGCTTTGGATTCGTCACCGTTCCCACGATCGCACCCCGTTCTAGCGGATCGCAAGCGCCCCACCGGATGCGGGGCTGCAATCCAGCCAGTTTCAGCGAAGAATTTTTAGGAGGAAGCGGTTGGCTGACCATGGGTTA
It encodes:
- a CDS encoding ATP-binding protein; the protein is MGIATIKMLLANSPKRRCYLGREPMLKSLKVENFRSFKSFELTQLGRINLLVGENNSGKTSILEAIQLLQSRANLASVTQTMVERGEVSRTEERSGSRELDIRHLFHGHELVLDQSFTISVMTDGSAEELVAKIEIHEFKQETLLVDLVDEELTRDVELVLTWSFNGDREELKIPLSADGGIRSDYSRRMRIKPIKSSSIKVQFITSSSLLIPQMIELFDQVVLTPEEDNIVQALQTIDPKIERIASLGIDRMVSAKRGGFVIKRRDEQQPLPIGSMGDGIWRMLGLALSVVCTKGGILLVDEIDTGLHFTAMLDMWKMIWKTAQKLNVQVFATTHSRDCWESLAEMAESEMAGENEIMIHRIEKAKSSSVTFDSQQMAIAVEEGIEVR
- the groL gene encoding chaperonin GroEL (60 kDa chaperone family; promotes refolding of misfolded polypeptides especially under stressful conditions; forms two stacked rings of heptamers to form a barrel-shaped 14mer; ends can be capped by GroES; misfolded proteins enter the barrel where they are refolded when GroES binds), which produces MAKRIIYNENARRALEKGMDILAEAVAVTLGPKGRNVVLEKKFGAPQIINDGVTIAKEIELEDHVENTGVSLIRQAASKTNDAAGDGTTTATVLAHAIVKEGLRNVAAGANAILLKKGIDKATNFLVDKIKEQARPVEDSKAIAQVGSISAGNDEEVGAMIASAMDKVGKEGVISLEEGKSMTTELEVTEGMRFEKGYISPYFATDTERMEAVMEEPFILITDKKIALVQDLVPVLEQVARAGRPLVIIAEDIEKEALATLVVNRLRGVLNVAAVKAPGFGDRRKAMLEDIAVLTGGTLITEDAGLKIDAAKLDMLGKARRITITKDTTTIVAEGNEAQVKARVEQIRRQMEETESSYDKEKLQERLAKLAGGVAVVKVGAATETEMKDRKLRLEDAINATKAAVEEGIVPGGGTTLAHLAPELETWASGNLQAEELTGALIVARALTAPLKRIAENAGQNGAVVAERVKEMPFNSGYNAATNEYVDMISAGIVDPAKVTRCALQNAASIAAMVLTTECIVVDKPEPKEAAPAGGAGGMGDFDY
- the groES gene encoding co-chaperone GroES, which produces MAAVSLSVSTVQPLGDRVFVKVSEAEEKTAGGIILPDNAKEKPQVGEVVQVGPGKRNDDGSRQELEVKVGDKVLYSKYAGTDIKLGGDDYVLLTERDILAVVQ
- a CDS encoding exosortase-dependent surface protein XDP2, yielding MSYKFSWIIASSLFATLASIAPAQAFTTFTFNTSYSPKPADPTKDIKLESVTLGDTTVSSFNLVNRANILVNNLPAQPGQSVQGPGSSDAGTNTGSDPLLPEGPVVESPTEANIVASLGNLNLNSIIDTEDKWGTSSFNLFFDQPSDHFFLYERGMNSDLLVEAIDASGNLLGESFKITRDLWTSAGYSIMTHEIADQPKPQAVGSFGLRTKTTIAGLRLTSFNSNPNSFNGPDYKVVAAKVPEPTVLLGLAMAGGSLPLLRRRKLA
- the arsB gene encoding ACR3 family arsenite efflux transporter, with amino-acid sequence MGIHPRSTPPIQAGSHLSFFEKYLTGWVFLCIGIGIVLGRLFPTIATTLDAMSIYQVSIPIAICLFFMMYPIMVKIDFSQAKQAVRTPKPVILTLVVNWLIKPFTMVLFAQLFLGGLFRPLIGGTEMIRGTEIALSNSYIAGAILLGIAPCTAMVLMWGYLSYGNQGHTLVMVAVNSLAMLFLYAPLGRWLLAANDLVVPWQTIALSVAIYVGLPLIAGMYSRYWILRHKGRVWFEQKFLKYLNPAAISALLITLILLFAFKGELIVNNPLHILLIAVPLFLQTNFIFLISYVAALKLRLSYEDAAPAALIGASNHFEVAIATAVMLFGLNSGAALATVVGVLIEVPVMLMLVEVCKRTAAWFPREPEKATLLDPRCISSRSSQ
- the arsJ gene encoding organoarsenical effux MFS transporter ArsJ, which encodes MSSTTASSANLKNYILVTLAYWGFTITDGALRLLVLLYFYEIGYSPLQVAFLFLFYEVFGVVTNFLGGWIGSQLGLKVTLYAGIGLQIFALVMLSFLDRNWAQWFAVGYVMVSQAFSGIAKDLTKMSSKSAIRLVVPQDAQSSLFKWVAILTGSKNALKGVGFFLGAVLLASIGFVSSLWLMAGGLFVLMFTGWMLPRGMGKIKAKVKFNQLFSKSREINVLSAARFFLFGSRDIWFVVGLPVFLRGPLGWSFYQVGAFMALWVIGYGIIQSSAPTLIKRFGSGRPPSTSTIRFWTFALTVVPALIAIALIAGINPNYAIVVGLMLFGVVFAFNSAVHSYLVLAYTDDDKVALNVGFYYMANSGGRLAGTVLSGLIYQWAGLVGCLWTSAAFVLAAALISLKLPTPRPNKAIAWKAKGGD
- a CDS encoding ArsJ-associated glyceraldehyde-3-phosphate dehydrogenase — its product is MTIRVGINGFGRIGRLDFRAAWGWSEFEFVHINEVKGGAETAAHLLKFDSVHGRWTPDVAAGDDRILIDGKPVTFSEYAKPGDVPWEDYGVDIVLECSGKFRTPETLEPYFKRGVKKVIVAAPVKQGALNIVMGINDHLYQPNEHHLLTAASCTTNCLAPVVKVIHEGLGIKHGVITTIHDNTNTQTIVDAPHKDLRRARATNLSLIPTTTGSATAIGLIYPELNGKLNGLAVRVPLLNASLTDCVFEVARSTTVEEVNQLLKAASEGTLKGILGYEERPLVSIDYKDDPRSSIIDALSTMVVDQTQVKILAWYDNEWGYSNRMVELARKVALSLN
- a CDS encoding PstS family phosphate ABC transporter substrate-binding protein, translated to MTLQTFISFQRLLGACMVMALSIAGCTSNPATDSAQTQAANAAQGLKNPVMPPSPGIKIDGSSTVFPISELMVKQYRRTTDAKAGPIDLKFSGTGGGFKKFCAGETDINNASRPILKEEIEACGKAGVRFYEFPIAFDALTVVVNPQNTWANDITVAELKKIWESAAQGKITNWNQIRASYPDRPLKLYGAGKDSGTFDYFNEVTIGDPKASRTDYTASENDNELVAGVLKDPNALGYFGLAYYEAKHSQLKALAVDPGKGRGAVLPSRETVEKAQYRPFSRPLFIYVNIVAVQHKPELQAFVTYYLNNAKQLVPQVGYIPLPDEGYRLTNLHFSQGKVGTVFEGVPQPDLTISELLRKQAVF